In one window of Frigoriglobus tundricola DNA:
- the hisB gene encoding imidazoleglycerol-phosphate dehydratase HisB codes for MPRTARIERKTAETEIDLALNLDGTGTPKVSTGVGFFDHMLTHIAKHGLIDLAVTCAGDLHIDAHHTVEDVGICFGKALGQALSDKQGVRRFGDCTLPMDDTLVTAAVDLSGRPYLVWRADVPLETLGTFSSQLAEEFWRAASSAGAFNLHVVLHHGRNTHHIVEAIFKACARALRAAVEPDPRASGVPSTKGVL; via the coding sequence ATGCCCCGCACCGCACGCATCGAGCGCAAGACGGCCGAGACCGAAATCGATCTCGCCCTGAACCTGGACGGCACCGGCACCCCCAAGGTGTCCACCGGCGTCGGCTTCTTCGACCACATGCTCACGCACATCGCCAAGCACGGCCTCATCGATCTCGCAGTGACGTGCGCCGGCGACCTGCACATTGATGCCCACCACACCGTCGAAGACGTGGGCATCTGCTTCGGCAAGGCGCTCGGACAGGCGCTCAGCGACAAACAGGGCGTCCGGCGGTTCGGTGACTGCACCCTCCCGATGGACGACACCCTCGTCACGGCGGCGGTCGATCTGAGCGGGCGGCCGTATCTCGTGTGGCGGGCCGATGTACCGCTCGAAACGCTCGGGACGTTCTCCTCGCAACTCGCGGAGGAGTTCTGGCGGGCCGCGAGTTCGGCCGGCGCGTTCAACCTGCACGTCGTGTTGCACCACGGGCGGAACACGCACCACATCGTCGAAGCGATCTTCAAGGCCTGCGCCCGTGCGCTGCGGGCCGCCGTGGAACCGGACCCCCGGGCCAGCGGGGTGCCGTCCACAAAAGGCGTCTTGTGA